Genomic segment of Candidatus Baltobacteraceae bacterium:
AAACGCCGCTGGAAGAGCGCAAGGAGTTGCTCTCGCGGCTCATCCGCGACGACCAGCTGGTCCTGTTCTCCAAGCATATCGCGGGCAAAGGCAAATCGCTCTTCGCGCAGGCAAAGGCGAAGCAGCTCGAGGGCATCGTCGGCAAGAAGCGCGACTCGGTCTATCAAGAACGCCGCAGCCGCGACTGGGTAAAGATCAAAGCGCAGCTCGAGCAGGAGTTCGTCATCGGCGGTTACACGGAGCCGCGCGGAAGCCGCAAGGGGTTCGGCGCGTTGCTGCTCGGTGCGTACGACGGCAAGAAGTTCCGCTACGTCGGTCACGTCGGAACGGGATTCTCTCACAAGTTCTTGCTGGAGCTGCACGCTAAGCTTCGCTCCATCGAGCGCAAGACGTCGCCGTTCGACACGCCGGTCGAGGGCAACGTGAAAGCGCATTGGGTCAAGCCCGAGCTCGTCGCCGAGATTCGCTTCGCCGAATGGACGCGCGACTTGCTGTTGCGCCAACCCGCTTTTCTCGGGTTGCGGGTCGATAAAGCCGCGAGCCAAGTCGTGCTCGAGTTGCCCAAGCATCGGAGCGACGCGTGAGCGCTGCCGAGCGCGTCGCGGTCAAAGTCGGGACGCGCACGCTTTCGCTGTCGAACCTCGATAAGGTCCTGTGGCCGCGCGACGGCTACACCAAAGGTGAGCTCATCGACTATTACCAGTCCGTAGCGCCGGCGATCTTACCGCACCTCAAAGAGCGGCCGCTGACCTTGCAGCGCTATCCGAACGGCATCGAGGGCGAATCGTTTTTCGAAAAGCGGCTGCCCAAGGGCGTTCCGGATTGGGTCGATCGCGTGACGACCACCGGCGCCGAAGGCCGGAAGATTACCTACGTCGTGTGCAACGACGAACCCACGCTCGTCTACGTTGCAAATCTCGCGTCGATCGTGCTGCACGTATGGACGTCGCACGTCGACACGCTCGACGAGCCGGACTTCGTGTTCTTCGATCTCGATCCGGGCGAGAAGTGTACGCTGCAGAACCTCGCCGGCGTCACGCTCGCCATGCGCGAGGCGATGCGCGCCATCGGTCTCGACGGCTTGGTCAAGACCTCGGGCGGGATGGGCCTTCACTTTTTCGTTCCGCTGGTCGACGGCTATTCGTACGAATCGGTCAAACTGTTTGCCGAGCTGGCGGCGCGCCACGTCGCGCGCGAAACCGATCGCGCCGTGTCGCTCGAGCGCGCGATCAAAAAGCGCGACCCCCAAGCCGTGTATTTAGATTTCCAGCAGGTCGGTCGCGGTAAGACCTACGTCGTTGCGTACTCCGTACGCGCGCGCGACGGCGCGCCCGTGTCGATGCCGCTCAAGTGGTCCGAGGTCGAAGCGTTCGCGCGCAAACGCGGCCAAGTCGCCCCGTGGGACGAGTTCGCCAAATACAACATCCGCACGGCTGGTAAACGGCTGAAGGCCGAAGGGGACCTCTGGGGCGGCACGGCCTGGAAGAAGCAGCGCCTCGAACCCGCCATTGCAAAAGCCCAGAAGCTGTGGGTACAATAGCCATCTATGGCGCATGCAATTTGGTCTGGGGCGATCAACTTCGGTCTGGTTACCATTCCGGTGAAGCTGTTCACCGC
This window contains:
- the ligD gene encoding non-homologous end-joining DNA ligase gives rise to the protein MSAAERVAVKVGTRTLSLSNLDKVLWPRDGYTKGELIDYYQSVAPAILPHLKERPLTLQRYPNGIEGESFFEKRLPKGVPDWVDRVTTTGAEGRKITYVVCNDEPTLVYVANLASIVLHVWTSHVDTLDEPDFVFFDLDPGEKCTLQNLAGVTLAMREAMRAIGLDGLVKTSGGMGLHFFVPLVDGYSYESVKLFAELAARHVARETDRAVSLERAIKKRDPQAVYLDFQQVGRGKTYVVAYSVRARDGAPVSMPLKWSEVEAFARKRGQVAPWDEFAKYNIRTAGKRLKAEGDLWGGTAWKKQRLEPAIAKAQKLWVQ